Proteins encoded within one genomic window of Mycolicibacterium monacense:
- a CDS encoding glycosyltransferase — MSVPDVAIAHDYLTQRGGAERVVLAMARTFPRASIYTTLYDPNSTYPEFQQRDIRASWLNRFAIFRRSHRAALPLLAAAVSSTRVDAESLIVSTSGWAHGYRVPGAKIVYCHSPARWLYQTDAYFGTRAYTPRRIAVEGLRPFLERWDRRNAATASKYFANSTEVMRRIKATYGIEAEVLPAPHSIRPGVVPDEPDLPKSFDSSEGFYLCVSRLLPYKNVDVLVEAVSSLNYPLVIVGAGPEERRLRRSVRANVVMLKDLTDRQMYWLYARCTALLSASYEDYGLTPVEAAAFGKPSVVLRWGGFLDTVVEGETGLFFDQPTPDHVRAALIRSRKHLWDSRAIESHADEFSEVRFAERLVSALSELT; from the coding sequence GTGTCTGTACCAGATGTCGCAATTGCCCATGACTACCTAACTCAGCGCGGAGGAGCCGAGCGGGTTGTTCTTGCCATGGCACGAACGTTCCCCCGAGCATCCATCTACACGACTCTCTATGATCCAAACTCGACGTACCCTGAATTCCAGCAACGAGATATCCGGGCCAGTTGGCTGAACCGATTCGCAATTTTCCGGCGATCGCACAGGGCGGCGCTGCCGCTCCTGGCGGCTGCAGTTAGCTCGACGCGCGTCGACGCCGAGAGCCTGATTGTGAGCACGAGCGGCTGGGCGCACGGCTACAGGGTACCCGGGGCAAAGATCGTGTATTGCCATTCGCCAGCCCGCTGGCTGTACCAGACCGACGCGTACTTCGGCACGCGCGCATACACCCCCCGGCGTATCGCAGTTGAGGGCCTGCGCCCGTTTCTCGAGCGCTGGGACCGTCGAAATGCCGCTACCGCATCGAAGTACTTCGCGAACTCCACCGAGGTCATGCGCCGTATTAAGGCGACCTACGGAATAGAAGCCGAAGTTCTCCCAGCCCCCCACTCGATTAGACCCGGGGTGGTTCCGGACGAGCCTGATCTCCCAAAATCCTTCGACTCGAGTGAAGGTTTCTACCTCTGCGTCTCTCGATTGTTGCCGTATAAGAATGTAGACGTTTTGGTCGAGGCTGTTTCATCGCTCAATTATCCTCTAGTCATCGTCGGGGCAGGTCCCGAGGAGAGACGTTTGCGGCGATCGGTCCGTGCAAACGTAGTCATGCTGAAAGACCTCACTGATCGTCAAATGTACTGGTTGTACGCTCGGTGCACTGCATTGCTGTCCGCAAGTTACGAAGATTATGGGTTGACTCCAGTCGAAGCTGCAGCTTTTGGGAAGCCTTCAGTTGTCCTCCGATGGGGAGGGTTCCTAGACACCGTCGTCGAGGGTGAGACGGGTCTTTTTTTCGATCAGCCAACTCCAGACCACGTGCGCGCGGCACTTATCCGAAGTCGGAAGCATCTATGGGACAGCCGGGCGATCGAGAGCCACGCCGACGAGTTCAGCGAAGTGCGATTCGCTGAGCGCCTCGTGTCCGCGTTGTCAGAATTGACGTAA
- a CDS encoding glycosyltransferase, with the protein MVHDLGSLDRPQEYPKLLLRERTAVSRAHAVFAVSDFTASSIKRHFPRVNPVPLHLGAINPVHSRPAHDKFLLSVAANRPNKRLAYLLDTWERTGPQHPDWKLVLVSNFTPERLPPRTEIRSAVSDEVLAALFECCSGFVSFSAYEGLGLPLYTALASGIPTIASNIPPYGELLAARAGVPIDASVAESADYLSNFLSRISSGQGAEYRAPRPDDAIASRTHTAAIIERALSRYETRRRS; encoded by the coding sequence GTGGTACATGACCTGGGCAGCCTCGACCGACCGCAGGAATATCCAAAGTTGCTCTTAAGGGAGAGGACAGCCGTTTCCCGGGCACACGCGGTGTTTGCGGTTAGTGATTTCACGGCGAGCTCCATCAAAAGGCATTTTCCCCGGGTGAACCCGGTGCCGCTCCATCTGGGGGCCATAAATCCTGTGCACAGCCGTCCGGCACATGACAAGTTTCTACTTTCAGTTGCAGCTAACCGCCCAAACAAGCGGCTGGCATATCTCTTAGATACGTGGGAGCGTACCGGCCCACAGCACCCCGACTGGAAGCTGGTATTAGTTAGCAACTTCACCCCAGAGAGATTGCCCCCAAGGACTGAGATTCGGTCTGCGGTCAGCGATGAGGTCCTCGCTGCGCTTTTCGAATGCTGTTCGGGGTTTGTGTCTTTCTCGGCATACGAGGGGCTCGGTCTACCCCTGTACACGGCGCTCGCTTCGGGCATTCCCACCATCGCGAGCAACATACCTCCCTACGGGGAGCTGCTCGCAGCCCGGGCGGGGGTTCCCATCGATGCATCTGTTGCTGAGAGTGCGGATTACTTGTCGAATTTCCTGTCCAGAATATCTTCTGGACAGGGTGCTGAGTATAGAGCGCCGCGACCCGACGACGCCATTGCATCTCGCACCCACACCGCTGCGATAATCGAACGGGCGTTGAGCCGCTATGAGACAAGGCGGCGTAGCTGA